Proteins encoded together in one Centropristis striata isolate RG_2023a ecotype Rhode Island chromosome 6, C.striata_1.0, whole genome shotgun sequence window:
- the nr2c1 gene encoding nuclear receptor subfamily 2 group C member 1, with protein sequence MDGQTQRIQLVSADSNMALGHRIQIVTDQQTGQKIQIVTALEPSSPGKQQYILANADYSPGGKVILAKQEGSPNKVILTSPDGSGVNQLLFASPDLAGQQIQFVTDGSDQSIGKPVVEYCVVCGDKASGRHYGAVSCEGCKGFFKRSIRKNLVYTCRGSGECAINKLHRNRCQYCRLQRCIALGMKQDSVQCERKPVEVTTREKSVNCAASTEKIYIRKNLCSPLAATPTFVTDKETARSTSLLESSMLLNIQQPFSKLENTILIPTSPDKDDPSQGDLGTLANVVTSLAHLNKAREASDGGSDLMGVETLSNGDSSMTDIQGDEQTASDITRAFDTLAKVLHPGDGSAGDSLEATMQLMSGDQSGPVVELEGPILSDSHIPFKLMMPLPVPEYLNVNYICESASRLLFLSMHWARSIPAFQTLGGQDNDINLMKACWNELFALGLAQCSNVMNVGTILSAIINHLQTSLQEDKLSPDRVKLVMEHIWRMQEFCNSMTKLTPDSYEYAYLKAIVLFSPDHPGIDNTPQIERFQEKAYMELQDYVTRTYPEDSYRLSKLLLRLPALRLISAAVTEELFFAGLIGNVQIDSIIPYILKMESTDYNSQAVSGV encoded by the exons ATGGATGGACAGACTCAAAGGATTCAACTTGTGTCAGCAGACAGCAACATGGCATTAGGACACAGAATTCAG ATTGTAACTGATCAACAGACTGGCCAGAAGATCCAGATCGTCACAGCACTTGAGCCATCTTCCCCTGGAAAGCAGCAGTATATCCTTGCAAATGCTGACTACTCTCCTGGTGGGAAGGTGATCCTAGCCAAGCAGGAAGGCTCACCCAACAAGGTCATCCTCACCTCTCCAGACGGCTCTGGGGTTAACCAGCTGTTGTTTGCCTCTCCTGATCTGGCTGGGCAGCAGATTCAG tttgtgaCTGACGGGTCGGACCAGTCCATTGGGAAGCCAGTTGTGGAGTATTGCGTTGTCTGTGGGGACAAGGCCTCAG GGCGTCATTACGGAGCTGTCAGCTGTGAGGGCTGCAAGGGCTTCTTCAAACGCAGCATTAGAAAGAACCTAGTGTACACATGCAGAGGCTCTGGAGAGTGTGCCATCAACAAGCTCCACCGAAATCGCTGCCAGTACTGTCGACTGCAGCGCTGCATAGCTCTGGGCATGAAACAAGATT cGGTACAGTGTGAGAGGAAGCCTGTTGAAGTGACAACCAGAGAGAAATCTGTCAACTGTGCAGCCTCCACTGAGAAAATTTACATCCGCAAAAACCTGTGTAGCCCTCTAGCTGCCACACCCACTTTTGTGACGGACAAGGAAACTGCCAG GTCTACCAGTTTGCTGGAGTCAAGCATGTTGCTGAACATCCAACAACCCTTCTCCAAGCTGGAAAACACCATCTTGATTCCAACATCCCCTGACAAG GATGACCCATCGCAAGGTGACCTCGGCACGCTGGCAAATGTAGTGACGTCCCTTGCCCACCTCAACAAGGCCAGGGAGGCAAGTGACGGCGGCAGTGACCTGATGGGAGTTGAAACCCTTAGCAACGGGGACAGCTCGATGACAGACATCCAAGGAGACGAGCAAACTGCAAGTGATATCACTCG AGCTTTTGACACCCTGGCCAAAGTCCTTCACCCTGGTGATGGCTCAGCAGGAGATTCCTTGGAGGCCACAATGCAGCTGATGTCAGGAGATCAGTCAGGTCCTGTGGTGGAGCTGGAGGGGCCTATTCTCTCTGACAGCCATATCCCTTTCAAG CTTATGATGCCTTTGCCTGTGCCAGAGTACCTCAATGTCAACTACATCTGTGAGTCAGCTTCACGGCTACTTTTTCTCTCTATGCACTGGGCACGCTCCATCCCTGCCTTTCAAACCCTTGG TGGTCAAGACAATGACATTAACTTAATGAAAGCCTGCTGGAACGAGCTGTTCGCCCTGGGTCTGGCACAGTGTTCCAATGTTATGAATGTTGGTACAATCCTAAGTGCCATTATCAACCATCTGCAGACCAGCTTACAGGAAG ATAAGCTGTCACCAGATCGAGTGAAACTAGTAATGGAGCACATTTGGAGGATGCAAGAGTTCTGTAACAGCATGACCAAACTGACCCCTGACTCTTATGAATACGCCTACCTCAAAGCCATCGTTCTCTTTAGTCCTG ATCACCCAGGCATAGATAATACCCCACAGATCGAGCGGTTTCAGGAGAAGGCCTACATGGAGCTGCAGGACTATGTAACCCGGACCTACCCTGAAGACTCTTACCG GTTATCCAAGCTGTTGCTGCGTCTCCCTGCCCTCCGGCTGATCAGTGCAGCTGTCACTGAGGAGCTGTTCTTCGCCGGGCTCATCGGAAATGTGCAGATCGACAGCATCATCCCTTACATCCTCAAGATGGAGTCCACCGATTATAATAGCCAGGCGGTCTCTGGGGTCTGA